Proteins encoded by one window of Rubinisphaera margarita:
- the sucD gene encoding succinate--CoA ligase subunit alpha: MSILVDEDTRIITQGITGKAGLFHSQQCRAYAAEFRPNENILVGGVTPGKGGEEVDGFPVFNTVREAVGETGANTSLIFVPPPFCADAILEAADAGIELIVAITEGVPVLDMSRVSYKLQDYPCTLIGPNCPGIITPGVAKIGIMPGYIHKPGSVGLISKSGTLTYEATWQLGNLGLGQSTAVGIGGDPIIGTSFIDLLDMFEDDPDTEAILLIGEIGGTAEIEAAEYISEHITKPVGAFIAGKTAPPGKRMGHAGAIISGGQGTAAEKMAALEAAGVVVAESPADMGLAVKRAIDKRKS, translated from the coding sequence ATGAGTATTCTTGTCGACGAAGACACACGCATCATTACGCAGGGGATCACCGGGAAGGCGGGTCTGTTCCACTCGCAGCAGTGCCGGGCGTATGCTGCGGAATTCCGGCCGAACGAGAACATCCTCGTCGGCGGAGTAACGCCGGGTAAAGGGGGCGAAGAAGTCGACGGCTTCCCGGTCTTCAACACCGTGCGTGAGGCGGTCGGCGAGACCGGGGCAAACACTTCGCTTATCTTCGTGCCACCCCCGTTCTGTGCCGATGCGATTCTCGAAGCGGCCGACGCCGGCATCGAACTGATCGTCGCCATCACCGAAGGCGTGCCGGTTCTCGATATGTCCCGTGTCAGCTACAAGCTGCAGGATTACCCCTGCACGCTGATCGGTCCGAACTGCCCGGGGATTATCACTCCCGGCGTCGCCAAGATCGGCATCATGCCTGGCTATATTCATAAGCCGGGTTCAGTCGGCCTGATCAGCAAGTCGGGAACGCTGACCTACGAAGCGACCTGGCAGTTGGGAAACCTCGGTCTCGGCCAGTCAACGGCAGTGGGAATTGGTGGCGACCCGATCATCGGAACGTCGTTCATCGATCTGCTCGACATGTTCGAAGATGATCCGGACACCGAAGCGATTCTGCTGATCGGTGAGATCGGGGGAACGGCGGAGATCGAAGCTGCTGAGTACATCAGTGAGCACATCACCAAGCCAGTCGGGGCGTTCATCGCCGGAAAGACGGCTCCTCCGGGTAAACGGATGGGGCACGCTGGCGCGATTATCTCCGGAGGGCAGGGGACCGCTGCTGAAAAAATGGCAGCCCTGGAAGCCGCTGGCGTCGTTGTTGCTGAAAGCCCGGCCGACATGGGATTGGCCGTGAAGCGAGCGATTGACAAACGGAAATCTTAA
- a CDS encoding succinate dehydrogenase cytochrome b subunit, whose translation MSWVTNAIKSSIGRKFLVACTGLLLCGFLVAHLIGNLLMYVGPEVYNNYAHTLHSQEFLIKIAEVGLLLLFIAHLWLAIEASSRNRAARETRYAVKKSKLPDRKIPFAITPENYMLVSGIIVLIFLCIHLGDFTFNLTMPEKIAGLEPYDKAIVIMRSPVSAVAYVIGSLLLMWHLWHGATSMFQTLGLRHPKYDGLTQNFGPVFAVIIGFGFATFPVYAWLIPYDPPAPSPNAPEAHGEPDLHSMQTSPAWQPFSVEKRVPG comes from the coding sequence ATGTCCTGGGTTACCAACGCCATTAAATCCTCCATCGGCCGAAAGTTCCTGGTGGCCTGTACGGGGCTGCTGCTTTGCGGCTTTCTGGTCGCACATCTCATCGGCAACCTGCTGATGTACGTCGGCCCGGAAGTCTACAACAACTACGCCCATACGTTGCACTCGCAGGAGTTCCTGATCAAGATTGCCGAGGTCGGGCTGCTGCTGCTCTTCATCGCACATCTGTGGCTGGCGATTGAAGCCAGTAGCCGCAACCGAGCCGCCCGTGAGACCCGTTACGCGGTGAAGAAATCGAAGCTTCCGGATCGAAAGATCCCCTTCGCGATCACTCCCGAGAATTACATGCTCGTCTCCGGAATCATCGTGTTAATCTTTCTCTGCATTCACCTGGGCGATTTCACGTTCAATCTCACGATGCCGGAGAAGATTGCCGGACTGGAACCTTACGACAAAGCAATCGTCATCATGCGATCGCCGGTCTCCGCAGTTGCTTATGTGATCGGGTCGCTGCTGTTGATGTGGCACCTGTGGCATGGTGCGACGAGTATGTTTCAGACTCTGGGGCTGCGTCATCCCAAGTACGACGGGCTGACCCAGAACTTTGGTCCGGTGTTCGCTGTGATCATCGGCTTCGGTTTCGCGACGTTCCCCGTCTACGCCTGGCTCATTCCTTACGATCCCCCCGCACCTTCGCCGAATGCTCCGGAAGCTCATGGCGAACCGGATTTGCACTCGATGCAGACATCGCCCGCCTGGCAGCCATTCTCGGTCGAGAAGAGAGTGCCCGGTTGA
- a CDS encoding SDR family NAD(P)-dependent oxidoreductase, with the protein MKRFVDSVAIVTGPSDRGIGGAIAERLGEEGAELILVGISKPRRLLKRLQRRGVTVHWFEVDVTKTEQIKAFMDQVVEDVGHVDVLVNNAGVEFSKPFEEIEDSEWDHLIDVNLTGAMKMTRAALACLTEQGGVIVNIASVLGISGCPGYHAYAASKAGLIGMTQSLALEIARYGQRAVCVSPALVHTPMAFKHSSQLDPETWQKLEAAHPLGIGNPQDVADVVAFLASHEARWISGISIPVGWIPSFGLPVPNNAAGTPTSRGVVSLLSSQ; encoded by the coding sequence ATGAAACGATTCGTCGACAGTGTTGCTATCGTTACCGGCCCGAGTGATCGGGGAATCGGGGGAGCGATTGCAGAACGACTGGGCGAAGAAGGGGCGGAACTGATTCTGGTGGGGATTTCGAAACCCCGCAGACTGCTGAAACGGCTCCAGCGCCGCGGCGTTACCGTCCACTGGTTTGAAGTGGACGTTACCAAGACCGAGCAAATTAAGGCCTTCATGGATCAGGTCGTCGAGGACGTCGGCCACGTGGATGTTCTGGTCAACAACGCGGGCGTGGAGTTCTCCAAACCGTTCGAAGAGATCGAAGATTCCGAATGGGATCACCTGATCGACGTGAATCTGACGGGCGCCATGAAGATGACGCGGGCCGCGCTGGCGTGCCTGACGGAGCAGGGGGGCGTGATCGTCAATATCGCTTCTGTGCTGGGAATCTCGGGTTGCCCGGGCTATCACGCGTACGCGGCTTCGAAGGCCGGGTTGATCGGAATGACGCAGTCGCTCGCTCTCGAAATTGCCCGCTATGGACAACGGGCCGTCTGCGTTTCTCCGGCTCTGGTGCATACGCCGATGGCGTTCAAGCACAGTTCGCAGCTAGATCCTGAGACCTGGCAGAAGCTCGAAGCGGCCCATCCGCTCGGAATCGGAAACCCGCAGGATGTCGCCGATGTGGTGGCGTTTCTCGCCTCGCATGAAGCGCGCTGGATTTCTGGAATTTCGATCCCCGTCGGCTGGATCCCGTCCTTCGGATTGCCAGTCCCGAATAATGCAGCCGGGACCCCCACGAGTCGTGGAGTCGTTTCGCTGCTCTCATCGCAGTAG
- a CDS encoding fumarate reductase/succinate dehydrogenase flavoprotein subunit: MSVLQSNVPDGPLSEKWTRHKNNMKLIAPNNKRKYNIIVVGTGLAGGAAAASLAEMGYNVKAFCYQDSARRAHSIAAQGGINAAKNYPNDGDSVWRLFYDTIKGGDYRAREANVYRLAEVSANIIDQCVAQGVPFAREYGGLLANRTFGGAQVSRTFYARGQTGQQLLLGAYSALMRQVAKGKAQIYSRQEMLDLVMVDGMARGIITRNMVTGEIERHAGDAVLLCTGGYGNVYYLSTNAMGCNVTATWRCYKRGAYYANPCFTQIHPTCIPVSGDYQSKLTLMSESLRNDGRVWVPKKPDDNRPPSQIPEEDRDYYLERRYPAFGNMVPRDVASRAAKERCDAGYGVGEGKAVYLDFKRAIAEQGEKAIEAKYGNLFHMYKKITNENPYETPMKIYPAVHYTMGGLWVDYNLESTLKGLFVLGEANFSDHGANRLGASALMQGLADGYFVAPYTVGNHLAVNDIERKKVDTKNPAFDAVEQDVRGRIDTLLSIKGRRSVDSFHRELGLAMWDYCGMARNADGLRTAIERITSIRREFWENVHVTGVGQELNQELEKAGRVADFLEFGELLARDALAREESCGGHFREEHQTAENEARRDDENFAHVAAWEYQGDDVEPVRHKEELKFENVKLTQRSYK, from the coding sequence ATGTCCGTGTTGCAATCGAATGTTCCCGACGGTCCTCTGAGTGAAAAGTGGACTCGGCACAAGAACAACATGAAGCTGATTGCGCCCAACAATAAGCGCAAGTACAACATCATCGTTGTCGGAACCGGGCTGGCTGGCGGTGCCGCAGCCGCATCTCTGGCGGAGATGGGCTACAACGTCAAAGCGTTCTGTTACCAGGACTCGGCTCGCCGGGCACACAGCATCGCTGCGCAGGGGGGGATTAACGCCGCCAAGAACTATCCCAACGACGGTGACTCGGTCTGGCGTCTGTTCTACGACACCATAAAAGGGGGCGATTACCGGGCCCGCGAAGCCAACGTGTATCGGCTCGCGGAAGTTTCGGCGAACATCATCGATCAATGTGTCGCTCAGGGCGTTCCTTTCGCCCGCGAGTACGGTGGTCTGCTGGCGAACCGGACTTTCGGGGGAGCTCAGGTTTCCCGAACGTTTTACGCCCGTGGACAGACGGGGCAACAGCTGTTGCTGGGTGCGTACTCCGCTCTTATGAGACAGGTCGCCAAAGGCAAAGCTCAGATTTATTCCCGTCAGGAAATGCTCGACCTGGTCATGGTCGACGGAATGGCTCGGGGCATCATCACCCGCAATATGGTGACCGGGGAAATCGAACGCCACGCCGGCGATGCTGTTCTGCTATGTACCGGCGGATACGGCAACGTTTATTACCTGTCGACGAACGCGATGGGCTGCAATGTGACCGCCACCTGGCGTTGCTACAAACGGGGAGCTTACTACGCCAACCCCTGTTTCACACAGATCCATCCGACCTGTATTCCGGTTTCGGGCGATTACCAGTCCAAGCTGACGCTGATGAGCGAATCGTTGCGGAACGACGGTCGGGTCTGGGTTCCCAAAAAGCCGGATGACAATCGGCCGCCGTCACAAATTCCCGAAGAAGATCGCGACTACTATCTGGAACGTCGTTACCCCGCGTTCGGAAACATGGTCCCTCGTGACGTCGCCTCTCGTGCCGCCAAAGAACGCTGCGACGCCGGCTACGGTGTCGGCGAGGGCAAGGCGGTCTATCTCGATTTCAAGCGAGCGATCGCGGAGCAGGGCGAAAAGGCGATCGAAGCCAAGTACGGCAACCTGTTCCACATGTACAAGAAGATTACGAACGAGAACCCGTACGAAACCCCGATGAAGATTTATCCGGCCGTGCACTACACGATGGGTGGGCTGTGGGTCGACTACAATCTGGAAAGTACGTTGAAAGGTCTGTTCGTTCTGGGGGAAGCCAACTTCTCCGATCACGGAGCAAACCGCCTCGGGGCTTCGGCTCTGATGCAGGGACTGGCCGACGGTTACTTCGTCGCTCCTTACACGGTCGGCAACCATCTGGCGGTCAACGATATCGAGCGGAAGAAAGTCGATACGAAGAACCCGGCCTTCGACGCTGTGGAACAGGACGTTCGGGGCAGAATTGACACGCTGCTCTCCATCAAGGGGCGACGTTCGGTCGACAGCTTCCATCGCGAACTCGGTCTGGCGATGTGGGACTATTGCGGCATGGCCCGCAATGCGGATGGACTGCGGACGGCTATCGAGAGGATCACGAGCATCCGTCGCGAGTTCTGGGAGAATGTCCATGTCACTGGGGTCGGGCAGGAACTGAACCAGGAACTCGAGAAAGCCGGGCGTGTCGCCGATTTCCTGGAGTTCGGCGAACTGCTGGCCCGCGACGCACTGGCCCGCGAAGAATCGTGTGGGGGGCACTTCCGCGAAGAACACCAGACCGCGGAGAACGAAGCCCGTCGCGACGATGAAAACTTCGCACACGTGGCCGCCTGGGAATATCAGGGCGACGACGTCGAGCCGGTCCGTCACAAGGAAGAGCTCAAGTTCGAGAACGTCAAACTCACCCAGCGAAGCTATAAGTAG
- a CDS encoding succinate dehydrogenase/fumarate reductase iron-sulfur subunit, producing the protein MKLTLHIWRQPNTEAAGEFKTYELSDVSEHMSFLEMLDVLNEKLIAEGQEPVAFDHDCREGICGTCSLMINGQAHGPDRETTACQLHMRRFKDGDEIWIEPWRAKAFPVIKDLVVNRTALDRIIQAGGYVSVNTGNAPDANSTIVPKQNADLAFDAATCIGCGACVAACKNASAMLFLSAKVSQLALLPQGQPERKTRAINMLKQMDEEGFGNCTNTNECEAACPAGISVENIARLNRQYVSAVLTSRD; encoded by the coding sequence ATGAAATTGACCCTTCATATCTGGCGGCAGCCCAATACCGAAGCTGCAGGAGAGTTCAAGACCTATGAACTTTCCGACGTTTCAGAACACATGTCGTTCCTCGAAATGCTCGATGTGCTCAACGAGAAGTTGATCGCCGAGGGGCAGGAACCTGTGGCTTTCGATCACGATTGCCGCGAAGGCATCTGCGGCACCTGCAGCCTGATGATTAACGGTCAGGCTCACGGTCCGGATCGAGAAACGACTGCCTGCCAGCTGCATATGCGGCGATTCAAGGATGGCGATGAGATCTGGATTGAGCCCTGGCGAGCCAAGGCGTTTCCAGTCATCAAGGATCTGGTCGTGAATCGCACGGCGCTCGATCGGATCATTCAGGCCGGGGGATATGTTTCAGTAAACACCGGAAACGCTCCCGATGCGAACTCGACCATCGTCCCCAAGCAGAATGCCGATCTCGCCTTCGACGCAGCGACCTGCATCGGTTGCGGAGCCTGTGTGGCGGCCTGCAAGAACGCCTCGGCCATGCTGTTCCTTTCCGCGAAGGTTTCGCAGCTGGCGCTGTTGCCGCAGGGACAGCCGGAACGCAAGACACGCGCCATCAACATGCTCAAGCAGATGGACGAAGAAGGCTTCGGCAACTGCACAAACACCAATGAGTGTGAAGCGGCTTGTCCGGCCGGGATCAGCGTCGAGAACATCGCCCGTCTCAACCGGCAGTATGTCTCCGCAGTATTGACGTCGCGCGACTGA
- the sucC gene encoding ADP-forming succinate--CoA ligase subunit beta — MKIHEYQGKKLFREAGVPVPRGIVVTSPEEAATAYTELGGSLAVVKSQIHAGGRGKGTFKDNADQRGVVLVRSAEEARENAERMLGKTLVTIQTGEEGKQVNTLFVEEGLDIARELYLGIVVDRETHCPVLIMSSEGGMEIEVVAEKSPEKILREHFDADMGLLPFQARNLAFALGMEGPTVRAAEKFLTKICKFFVDNDCSMCEINPLIVTGDGQLVALDAKVTFDENALFRHKDFEMLRDLSEEEPAEVKAQKAGLSYVKLEGNIGCLVNGAGLAMSTMDLIKLHGGEPANFLDVGGGASVEAVTEAFRIILDDKNVKAVLVNIFGGIMKCDVIVEALMTAYDKVGFEVPLVVRLEGTNVEKARKMLEESGKDIITAADLTDAAKKVVGSIS; from the coding sequence ATGAAAATTCATGAGTATCAGGGAAAAAAACTGTTTCGCGAAGCTGGTGTCCCGGTCCCTCGCGGAATCGTTGTCACTTCGCCTGAAGAAGCAGCCACCGCGTACACCGAACTTGGCGGATCGCTCGCTGTGGTGAAATCACAGATTCACGCTGGGGGCCGAGGAAAGGGAACATTCAAAGACAACGCCGATCAACGTGGTGTCGTCCTGGTTCGTTCCGCTGAGGAAGCTCGCGAGAACGCCGAACGCATGCTCGGCAAAACGCTGGTGACCATCCAGACCGGTGAAGAGGGCAAGCAGGTCAACACGCTGTTTGTCGAAGAAGGGCTCGATATCGCCCGCGAACTCTACCTGGGCATTGTCGTTGATCGCGAAACACACTGCCCGGTCCTGATCATGTCCTCCGAAGGGGGGATGGAGATCGAAGTCGTCGCTGAGAAGTCGCCGGAGAAGATTCTTCGTGAGCACTTCGATGCCGACATGGGACTGCTGCCGTTCCAGGCTCGCAATCTGGCGTTTGCTCTGGGAATGGAAGGCCCGACCGTTCGAGCTGCGGAAAAATTCCTGACGAAGATCTGCAAGTTCTTTGTCGACAACGACTGCAGCATGTGCGAGATCAACCCACTGATCGTCACTGGTGATGGCCAGTTGGTCGCTCTCGATGCCAAGGTGACTTTCGACGAGAACGCTCTGTTCCGTCACAAAGACTTCGAGATGCTCCGCGATCTCTCTGAAGAAGAGCCGGCGGAAGTGAAAGCACAGAAGGCGGGACTCAGCTATGTGAAGCTCGAAGGCAATATCGGTTGCCTCGTTAACGGAGCGGGTCTGGCCATGAGCACGATGGACCTGATCAAACTGCACGGCGGCGAGCCGGCCAACTTCCTCGACGTCGGCGGCGGAGCCAGTGTCGAAGCTGTGACTGAAGCCTTCCGCATCATTCTCGATGACAAGAATGTGAAGGCTGTGCTGGTCAATATCTTCGGGGGCATCATGAAATGTGATGTGATCGTCGAAGCCCTGATGACTGCTTACGACAAAGTCGGGTTCGAGGTGCCGCTGGTCGTGCGACTCGAAGGAACGAACGTCGAGAAAGCCCGCAAAATGCTGGAAGAATCCGGCAAGGACATCATCACTGCGGCTGACCTGACCGATGCCGCCAAGAAGGTGGTCGGATCGATTTCCTGA
- a CDS encoding 3-keto-disaccharide hydrolase produces the protein MIDPRYSGTARRRLAAVGLVLVAVLVQPVAAEEKLPAKTGDEAGFRKLTEDDFTNVNCHEDTWRWEDGKLYCTGKPVGVMRTKKKFKNFEMVAEWCHRKPAGNSGIFLWATDESIERLAREGKPGLPHGVEVQVLDLDYGRQYEERTGKKGDWFTSHGDVFPVGVTTMNVFAPTSPNGSRSFPSENRSKGVDEWNHYYIRAVDGEVRLWVNGGEVSGGDNCQPAEGYLCLESEGAPIEFRNLKIRELP, from the coding sequence ATGATTGATCCCCGATACTCAGGAACTGCACGCCGACGTCTGGCAGCAGTTGGTCTGGTCCTTGTCGCGGTTCTTGTGCAGCCAGTCGCCGCAGAAGAGAAGCTTCCCGCTAAGACCGGAGATGAAGCCGGTTTCCGCAAGCTGACCGAGGACGACTTCACCAACGTCAACTGTCATGAAGACACCTGGCGGTGGGAAGACGGGAAGCTCTACTGCACCGGGAAGCCGGTCGGAGTGATGCGAACGAAGAAGAAGTTCAAGAACTTCGAGATGGTCGCTGAATGGTGCCATCGCAAGCCGGCGGGCAACTCGGGCATCTTCCTCTGGGCGACCGACGAATCGATCGAGAGGCTGGCGCGCGAAGGGAAGCCCGGCTTGCCGCACGGTGTCGAAGTGCAGGTTCTCGATCTCGATTATGGACGCCAGTATGAAGAACGGACGGGAAAGAAGGGTGACTGGTTCACTTCGCATGGCGATGTGTTTCCCGTGGGAGTGACGACGATGAACGTGTTCGCTCCGACGTCGCCCAACGGCTCCCGCAGCTTCCCCTCGGAGAATCGCAGCAAAGGGGTCGATGAGTGGAATCACTATTATATCCGGGCTGTTGACGGCGAAGTTCGTTTGTGGGTGAACGGTGGCGAAGTCTCCGGCGGAGACAATTGCCAACCCGCCGAAGGCTATCTCTGCCTGGAATCGGAAGGGGCTCCAATCGAGTTCCGCAACCTCAAGATTCGCGAGCTGCCCTAA
- the gcvT gene encoding glycine cleavage system aminomethyltransferase GcvT: MTNSTLHKTSLNDWHRQHGGRMVEFAGWEMPIQYSTITEEHHAVRRQCGLFDISHMGRLEVRGRQAAEFLNSLVTIDVSRLSDHRIRYALATNSQGGIRDDILVYRQADAFLVVVNASNREKIVEFWSSRLSRFPEAVLEDRTLQTSMIAVQGPEAAGIMRTEFPGVEQLKYYRCQSMIEQGSEIVVSRTGYTGEDGFEIIGSHDFVSACWQRLFSHHQKALRPCGLGCRDTLRLEAGMPLYGHELSEEIDPLAAGLAFAVDLGKSDFEGREELNRIRTAGPRQQRVGLELEGRRIAREGATILNNDGKPVGEVTSGTFSPTLERSIAMGYVPVELAAPGTSVTIDIRGKGCPACVSEIPFYRKGKG; encoded by the coding sequence GTGACCAATTCCACTCTTCACAAGACTTCGCTCAACGATTGGCATCGCCAGCACGGCGGCCGCATGGTGGAATTCGCCGGCTGGGAAATGCCGATCCAGTATTCGACCATCACCGAGGAGCACCACGCTGTTCGACGGCAGTGTGGTCTGTTCGACATCTCGCACATGGGCCGGTTGGAAGTTCGCGGTCGTCAGGCGGCCGAGTTCCTGAACAGTCTCGTCACGATCGACGTCTCCCGACTGTCCGATCATCGCATCCGCTACGCACTGGCGACCAACTCGCAGGGGGGGATTCGCGACGACATTCTGGTCTATCGCCAGGCCGATGCGTTCCTCGTTGTCGTGAACGCATCCAATCGAGAGAAGATTGTCGAATTCTGGTCGTCTCGGCTGAGCCGGTTTCCTGAGGCCGTGCTTGAGGATCGGACGCTGCAAACGTCGATGATCGCCGTACAGGGGCCTGAAGCCGCAGGGATCATGAGGACTGAGTTTCCCGGTGTGGAACAGCTGAAATACTACCGCTGCCAGTCGATGATCGAGCAGGGGAGTGAGATCGTCGTCAGTCGAACGGGCTATACCGGTGAAGATGGATTTGAAATCATCGGCTCGCACGACTTTGTCTCGGCGTGCTGGCAGCGATTGTTCAGTCACCATCAGAAAGCGTTACGACCCTGCGGGTTAGGATGCCGGGACACATTGCGGCTGGAAGCGGGGATGCCGCTCTACGGACACGAACTCTCTGAAGAGATTGATCCTCTTGCGGCCGGGCTGGCCTTTGCTGTCGATCTGGGCAAGTCGGATTTCGAAGGCCGCGAGGAGCTCAATCGCATCCGGACAGCCGGGCCACGCCAGCAACGAGTAGGCCTGGAACTTGAGGGCCGCAGGATCGCCCGCGAAGGCGCCACGATTCTGAACAACGACGGTAAGCCAGTGGGTGAAGTGACGTCGGGGACGTTTTCACCGACGCTGGAGAGGTCGATTGCCATGGGCTACGTTCCGGTTGAACTGGCCGCTCCCGGCACGTCCGTCACAATCGACATTCGCGGCAAAGGCTGCCCTGCTTGCGTTAGCGAGATCCCTTTCTACCGAAAAGGAAAAGGTTAA
- a CDS encoding sulfatase family protein: MQTGIRLALLLIAFVVTSTRVDAAERPNILFLFADDWGRYAGKYAEIDGPGTLNDVVKTPNIDRVAGEGVTFTNAYVNAPSCTPCRSSLLSGQYFYRTGQGAILQGAIWDSEIPTYPLLLQDNGYHIGFTYKVWSPGQPVNAGYGGRQNASTPAGGKFNGFSQQATRMVDSGKSIEEAKQVLLDEVRKNFESFLEKGDEGQSFCYWFGPTNVHRKWIAGSGKKLWRIDPDTLKGKVPPFLPDVPVVREDLADYFGEVAAFDAAVGVILESLQKRGQTENTLIVISGDHGAPGFPYGKCNLYDFGTNVPLVASWPGKIPAGRVVTDFTTLMDLAPTFLEAGGTEVPDVMTGRSLLPVMMSNKSGRVDEERDSAITGRERHVAEAREGQKTYPQRAIRTDEFLYIINFKPDRWPMGDPREVGPNKTPSTDALTNNTFIAFPDMDASPTKAWLVNNRNKEGVKLLYDFAFAKRPREELYVLADDPHQIRNVADQPQYEDVRKQLHDRLMKELRRTSDPRVVDSGETFENPPFTGPVSRN; this comes from the coding sequence ATGCAGACCGGAATCCGCCTCGCGTTGCTGCTGATCGCGTTCGTCGTGACGTCAACTCGCGTTGACGCCGCCGAGCGGCCGAACATCCTGTTTCTGTTTGCCGACGACTGGGGCCGCTACGCCGGCAAGTATGCCGAGATCGATGGCCCCGGAACGCTCAACGATGTGGTTAAGACTCCGAACATCGATCGAGTGGCCGGTGAAGGCGTGACGTTCACCAACGCCTACGTGAATGCCCCGAGTTGTACGCCGTGCCGCAGTTCGCTGCTGTCCGGGCAATACTTCTACCGAACAGGGCAGGGGGCCATTCTGCAGGGAGCAATCTGGGATTCCGAGATCCCGACCTACCCGCTTCTGCTTCAGGACAACGGCTATCACATCGGATTCACCTACAAAGTGTGGAGCCCGGGGCAACCCGTGAACGCCGGCTATGGCGGAAGGCAGAATGCCTCGACGCCGGCTGGCGGAAAATTCAACGGGTTCAGTCAGCAGGCGACGAGAATGGTCGACTCCGGAAAGTCGATCGAAGAAGCTAAACAGGTTCTGCTCGATGAAGTTCGCAAGAACTTCGAATCGTTTCTCGAGAAGGGAGACGAAGGGCAGTCGTTCTGTTACTGGTTCGGGCCGACCAATGTTCATCGCAAATGGATCGCCGGCTCCGGCAAGAAGCTCTGGCGGATCGATCCCGATACACTGAAAGGGAAGGTGCCGCCCTTCCTGCCCGATGTTCCCGTCGTGCGTGAAGATCTGGCCGACTACTTCGGCGAAGTCGCCGCTTTCGATGCGGCTGTCGGCGTCATTCTGGAATCGCTGCAGAAACGGGGACAAACCGAAAACACGCTCATCGTGATCAGCGGCGATCATGGGGCTCCTGGTTTTCCGTATGGCAAGTGCAACCTGTACGACTTCGGCACCAATGTGCCGCTGGTCGCCAGTTGGCCCGGGAAGATTCCAGCTGGACGCGTCGTCACCGACTTTACCACGCTGATGGACCTGGCCCCGACATTCCTTGAGGCGGGCGGAACCGAAGTTCCTGACGTCATGACAGGCCGCAGCCTGTTGCCGGTGATGATGAGCAACAAGTCGGGCCGCGTCGATGAAGAGCGGGATTCGGCGATTACCGGTCGCGAGCGGCACGTCGCGGAAGCTCGGGAAGGGCAGAAGACCTATCCGCAGCGGGCAATCCGCACCGATGAGTTTCTCTACATTATCAACTTCAAACCAGATCGTTGGCCGATGGGCGATCCCCGCGAAGTGGGGCCGAACAAGACGCCTTCGACCGATGCGCTGACGAACAATACATTCATCGCCTTCCCCGACATGGACGCCAGCCCGACGAAAGCCTGGCTTGTGAACAATCGGAATAAGGAGGGGGTGAAGCTCCTTTACGATTTTGCCTTCGCCAAACGCCCGCGCGAAGAGCTTTATGTGCTCGCCGATGATCCTCATCAAATCCGCAACGTGGCCGATCAGCCACAGTACGAGGACGTCCGCAAGCAACTTCACGATCGGCTGATGAAGGAACTCCGGCGAACCAGCGACCCACGGGTTGTGGATAGCGGAGAGACCTTCGAGAATCCGCCGTTCACTGGACCTGTTTCCAGAAACTGA